The Halomonas sp. KG2 genome contains a region encoding:
- a CDS encoding antibiotic biosynthesis monooxygenase, with translation MIAVIFEVLPHTDRYQDYLDTASALRQDLEAIDGFLSIERFESLTQPGKVLSLSFWRDEDAVKQWRSLESHRAAQKAGRQDIFADYRLRVASVIRDYGMNDRHEAPEDSRHAHSS, from the coding sequence ATGATCGCTGTGATCTTCGAAGTGCTTCCACATACTGACCGTTATCAAGACTACTTGGATACTGCCAGCGCATTACGCCAAGATTTGGAAGCTATCGACGGTTTTCTATCGATTGAGCGCTTCGAGAGCCTGACGCAGCCCGGCAAAGTGCTGTCGCTGTCTTTTTGGCGGGATGAAGATGCCGTGAAGCAGTGGCGTTCGCTTGAATCTCACCGAGCGGCCCAGAAAGCTGGTCGACAGGATATCTTTGCCGACTACCGTCTGCGTGTCGCCTCCGTCATCCGAGACTACGGAATGAACGACCGGCACGAGGCACCTGAGGATTCGCGTCACGCGCACTCATCATAA
- the trpB gene encoding tryptophan synthase subunit beta translates to MNQFVNLPDANGLFGSFGGRFVAETLMPLILELQEEYAAAKNDPEFQRQLAYFQGDYVGRPSPLYFAERLTEYFGGASIYLKREELNHTGAHKINNCIGQVLLAKQMGKKRIIAETGAGMHGVATATVAARFGLPCVIYMGSTDIERQQPNVFRMKLLGAEVIPVTSGTGTLKDAMNEALRDWVTNVDDTFYIIGTVAGPHPYPEMVRDFQAVIGHETRSQMLEKQGRLPDSLVACIGGGSNAMGLFHPFLNDPDVQMIGVEAGGKGVKSGLHAASLNGGTPGVLHGNRTYLLQNEDGQIIDAHSISAGLDYPGIGPEHAWLHEQGRVEYVSATDDEALDAFQICCRQEGIIPALETAHALAEVAKRAPRLPREHLMVVNLSGRGDKDMMSVAHHLGEKFQ, encoded by the coding sequence ATGAACCAATTCGTGAACCTGCCCGATGCCAATGGACTGTTTGGCAGTTTCGGCGGCCGCTTTGTCGCTGAAACACTCATGCCGCTCATTTTAGAGCTGCAAGAAGAATACGCTGCTGCTAAAAATGATCCTGAATTCCAGCGCCAGTTAGCCTACTTTCAAGGGGATTACGTGGGGCGCCCAAGCCCACTTTATTTCGCTGAACGACTGACCGAATACTTCGGTGGGGCGAGTATTTACCTCAAGCGCGAAGAGCTTAACCACACCGGCGCGCACAAGATTAACAACTGCATTGGCCAGGTACTGCTGGCCAAGCAGATGGGCAAAAAACGCATCATTGCTGAAACCGGCGCCGGTATGCACGGAGTGGCCACTGCCACGGTAGCAGCGCGTTTTGGCCTGCCTTGTGTCATCTATATGGGCTCAACCGACATCGAACGCCAGCAGCCTAACGTGTTCCGCATGAAACTACTGGGGGCTGAGGTGATTCCCGTTACCTCCGGCACCGGCACGCTCAAAGATGCCATGAACGAAGCGCTACGCGACTGGGTGACCAACGTAGATGATACCTTCTACATTATTGGAACCGTGGCTGGGCCGCACCCGTACCCTGAAATGGTACGCGACTTCCAAGCAGTGATTGGCCATGAAACCCGCAGCCAAATGCTCGAAAAGCAGGGACGTTTGCCGGATTCGCTGGTGGCCTGTATTGGTGGCGGTTCAAACGCGATGGGGCTGTTCCATCCGTTCTTAAACGACCCAGATGTGCAGATGATTGGCGTAGAGGCGGGCGGCAAAGGTGTTAAAAGTGGCCTGCATGCCGCCAGCTTGAACGGTGGGACGCCAGGCGTACTGCATGGTAACCGCACCTACCTGCTGCAAAATGAAGATGGCCAGATTATCGACGCCCACTCAATATCAGCGGGGCTGGATTACCCTGGTATCGGCCCAGAACACGCATGGCTCCACGAGCAGGGACGGGTTGAGTATGTTTCCGCCACTGACGATGAAGCGTTGGACGCCTTCCAAATCTGCTGCCGTCAGGAAGGCATTATTCCCGCCCTGGAAACTGCCCACGCCTTGGCGGAAGTGGCTAAGCGTGCGCCCCGGCTTCCCCGTGAGCACTTAATGGTGGTCAACCTTAGCGGTCGTGGCGACAAAGACATGATGAGCGTCGCCCATCATCTAGGTGAGAAATTCCAATGA
- a CDS encoding LysR family transcriptional regulator, whose product MQYSMPPLSALRAFEATARLGSVTAAADELSVTHGAVSRQLKSLDEHFGVALFAKAGRGLVLTHHGEQLQSGVGEAFSKLRNSCAALKRDVEEAPFTLACPGSLLARWLIPRLDRLNQELPRLKLKVVVSDSELPGQQVDTSATLAFIEPPWPADVEVIELLPEQICPVASPLLAAHIDPAKPESLFANKLLVTASRPQAWPQWASAKGLEQRVLEDALQQGQGFAHLYYLIEAAVAGLGVAIAPKLLVEDDLRSGRLVAPWGSIETPARLCLWLPEQTNSRRSEPLAKWLKQALSE is encoded by the coding sequence ATGCAGTACAGCATGCCGCCGCTTAGCGCCCTACGCGCCTTTGAAGCCACTGCCCGATTGGGTAGCGTGACCGCTGCCGCCGATGAGTTAAGCGTTACCCACGGCGCGGTTAGCCGCCAGCTTAAAAGCCTGGATGAGCACTTTGGTGTAGCACTATTCGCAAAAGCAGGCCGTGGGCTGGTGCTGACTCACCATGGTGAGCAACTGCAAAGCGGCGTGGGCGAGGCATTTAGCAAACTGCGCAATAGTTGCGCAGCACTCAAGCGTGACGTGGAAGAAGCGCCCTTTACTCTGGCCTGCCCCGGCAGCCTGCTAGCGCGCTGGCTAATTCCCCGCCTGGATCGCCTGAACCAAGAGCTGCCGCGACTGAAGCTAAAAGTCGTGGTAAGTGACAGCGAACTGCCCGGTCAACAGGTAGATACCAGCGCCACCCTGGCGTTTATTGAACCGCCCTGGCCCGCGGATGTGGAGGTTATCGAGCTACTTCCCGAACAGATTTGCCCAGTAGCAAGCCCACTACTAGCCGCGCACATTGACCCAGCCAAGCCAGAATCGTTATTTGCCAACAAGCTGTTAGTGACCGCTTCACGTCCCCAGGCGTGGCCACAGTGGGCGAGCGCCAAAGGGCTGGAGCAACGTGTATTGGAAGATGCCCTTCAACAGGGCCAAGGGTTTGCCCATCTTTATTATCTGATTGAAGCAGCAGTGGCGGGCCTGGGCGTCGCAATAGCGCCCAAGCTACTGGTGGAAGACGATTTACGCAGCGGGCGGCTGGTGGCTCCCTGGGGGAGTATCGAAACACCCGCCCGTCTCTGCCTATGGCTGCCGGAACAAACCAACAGCCGCCGCAGCGAACCACTGGCAAAGTGGCTTAAGCAGGCACTCAGCGAGTGA
- a CDS encoding LysR family transcriptional regulator translates to MQFKSLRLFMAVAETGSFMAAAKQLHTVQSNVTTHIKKLEEELGVQLVHRAGGVRLTSAGLALLDYAERLLAVHDEALMLFQSAENATGQLRLGSMETTMALRLPPILAAYHADFPEVDMTLATGPTASLIEKLMDGQADGVFVAGAIDHHRYHSLKVFSEQLVLVSSTPMTSAPSSEELLTATFLAFRQGCSYRQRIELLLASQGINAVRVFEFGTLDAMLGCVAAGMGYTVLPRIIIEAHQHRFGIHAMELPSAIANIDTYFVTSEPATWSPALARFVDTLHQQARL, encoded by the coding sequence ATGCAATTTAAATCATTGCGGCTATTTATGGCGGTGGCAGAAACCGGTAGCTTTATGGCTGCCGCAAAGCAGCTGCACACAGTGCAATCTAACGTGACCACGCATATCAAAAAACTTGAGGAGGAATTAGGCGTGCAGCTGGTTCATCGCGCGGGGGGCGTGCGTCTTACCTCTGCGGGGCTAGCGTTACTGGATTATGCAGAACGATTGCTGGCAGTACATGACGAAGCATTAATGCTGTTTCAAAGCGCAGAGAATGCAACAGGCCAGCTGCGCTTGGGGTCGATGGAAACGACGATGGCGCTGCGCCTCCCCCCGATACTGGCGGCCTATCATGCTGACTTTCCAGAGGTTGATATGACCTTGGCGACCGGCCCCACCGCCAGTTTGATCGAGAAGCTAATGGACGGTCAGGCGGATGGTGTGTTTGTGGCCGGCGCTATCGATCATCATCGCTATCATTCGCTCAAAGTCTTCAGCGAACAGCTTGTGCTGGTAAGTTCAACTCCCATGACGAGCGCACCCAGCTCTGAAGAACTACTGACAGCAACGTTTCTCGCATTTCGCCAGGGATGTAGTTACCGGCAACGTATCGAACTGCTGCTGGCATCTCAAGGAATTAATGCCGTGCGGGTTTTTGAGTTTGGCACGCTAGACGCCATGCTTGGTTGCGTAGCAGCCGGGATGGGATATACCGTGCTGCCACGTATTATCATTGAAGCGCACCAGCACCGCTTCGGCATTCACGCGATGGAACTACCCTCCGCCATTGCCAATATCGATACCTATTTTGTCACATCGGAACCCGCTACTTGGTCGCCCGCCTTAGCCCGTTTTGTCGATACGTTACACCAGCAAGCCAGGCTATAG
- a CDS encoding DMT family transporter — protein MVIIYALQFLTARASLQGSITPLGLTILRFYAAGALFIPYACMASTRHKLAQLGILRVIVLSMLVGFPYLVVINTGISLTSAGYVAAVGPGSIVLFSFLLPLIFLNGKPDLASVASTALISLGIGMFVYNTFLVEGLSPAGTSLFVLQGLMFSLYGVLIQRWQVDPILGTAVISIMSCLPAAAVHMVADTGFGAASMIEIAFQAFAQGILAGAAAIFLYSYIVQSIGPQRASLLMPSDPS, from the coding sequence TTGGTTATTATTTATGCACTGCAATTTCTGACTGCGAGGGCTAGTCTTCAGGGAAGCATTACGCCACTGGGTCTGACTATCTTGCGTTTCTATGCGGCTGGTGCACTTTTCATACCCTATGCATGTATGGCTAGTACGAGACACAAACTAGCCCAGCTCGGCATCCTTAGAGTCATCGTGCTCTCAATGCTCGTCGGGTTTCCCTATCTAGTGGTGATTAATACGGGAATTTCTCTGACCTCCGCCGGATATGTGGCTGCGGTTGGACCTGGTTCGATTGTGCTTTTTTCATTTTTACTGCCACTTATATTTCTTAACGGCAAACCTGACCTCGCTTCGGTCGCCAGCACAGCATTAATCTCTCTAGGTATTGGTATGTTCGTCTACAACACTTTCCTTGTGGAGGGTCTATCTCCGGCAGGTACATCGCTCTTCGTTCTACAGGGTTTAATGTTTTCGTTATATGGCGTTCTGATCCAACGTTGGCAAGTAGATCCAATTCTTGGGACAGCTGTTATCTCTATCATGTCATGCCTACCAGCCGCCGCGGTTCACATGGTTGCAGATACGGGGTTTGGGGCTGCTTCAATGATTGAAATTGCATTTCAGGCTTTTGCTCAGGGAATTCTGGCGGGGGCCGCAGCGATCTTTCTTTACAGTTACATTGTTCAGTCGATAGGCCCACAGCGAGCATCCCTTTTAATGCCCAGTGACCCGTCCTGA
- a CDS encoding NIPSNAP family protein, giving the protein MSITCIIRYEIDPFQRDAFKQYAENWGKIIPWCGGHLIGYFLPLEGTNNIAWGLIAFDSLASYEAYRVRLRSDEGGHANFTMAQEHRFILKEERSFVEVVDGTLGIEAVDVMNVST; this is encoded by the coding sequence ATGAGCATTACCTGCATCATTCGCTACGAGATCGACCCTTTCCAACGCGACGCTTTCAAGCAATACGCCGAAAACTGGGGAAAAATCATCCCCTGGTGTGGTGGCCATCTTATTGGTTATTTCCTGCCTTTAGAGGGCACCAACAATATTGCCTGGGGCCTCATTGCCTTCGATAGTCTGGCTTCCTATGAAGCCTATCGCGTTCGGCTGAGATCTGATGAAGGAGGACACGCGAACTTCACAATGGCCCAAGAGCACCGATTTATCCTCAAAGAGGAGCGCAGTTTTGTTGAGGTGGTAGATGGCACCTTGGGCATTGAGGCTGTCGATGTAATGAACGTATCGACGTAA
- a CDS encoding helix-turn-helix domain-containing protein, with amino-acid sequence MNEAPNIVRVAALIGDNARAEALCALMSDRALTATELANMASVTKQTMSFHLGKLREEGLLAVEKQGRHRYFRLAGPHVAELLESLMGLAFRGDDKHLSIGPRDPALRKARVCYDHLAGELGVFVYEQMLETDILQQLPGGLQLTKQGRLWFQKHGIDADALASSKRSFCRACLDWSERRNHLAGALGAALLARIQALGWAKREEDSRVIVFSAKGEASLRAMFAVSNMPLTPDTSPLESFSLVCK; translated from the coding sequence ATGAATGAAGCCCCTAACATTGTGCGCGTTGCCGCACTGATCGGAGATAACGCTCGGGCGGAAGCGCTCTGTGCCTTAATGTCTGATCGCGCGCTAACGGCGACTGAGCTGGCAAATATGGCCAGTGTGACTAAGCAAACCATGAGCTTCCACCTCGGAAAGCTGCGAGAGGAAGGACTGCTCGCGGTCGAGAAGCAGGGGCGCCACCGCTATTTTAGGCTGGCGGGGCCACATGTTGCTGAACTTTTGGAGTCGCTGATGGGCCTCGCTTTCCGAGGCGACGATAAGCATCTGTCCATCGGCCCGCGCGACCCTGCGCTGCGCAAGGCGCGAGTGTGTTACGACCACCTTGCAGGGGAGCTGGGGGTTTTTGTGTACGAACAGATGCTCGAGACAGATATCCTTCAGCAGCTTCCAGGCGGACTACAGCTGACTAAACAGGGACGGCTGTGGTTCCAGAAACATGGCATTGATGCAGACGCGCTGGCTTCTTCGAAGCGGTCATTTTGTCGAGCGTGCCTGGATTGGAGCGAGCGTAGGAATCATCTTGCCGGCGCGCTCGGGGCGGCGCTGCTTGCGCGAATTCAGGCGCTTGGCTGGGCGAAACGGGAGGAAGACTCCCGCGTTATCGTTTTCAGTGCCAAAGGGGAAGCGTCGCTGCGGGCAATGTTCGCAGTGAGCAACATGCCACTTACTCCCGACACCTCACCATTAGAATCCTTCTCGCTTGTTTGTAAATAA
- a CDS encoding MFS transporter, whose protein sequence is MINSKDLPALMTGVMATLAGIGIARFAYTPLLPALIQEGWFSASQGAYLGAANLLGYFIGALSAHALSERFPVRAVMGASFVAIALSFFLCAGAGSFGWFFFWRLVSGIAGAILMVVGPSLALSTTPPERRTSVGALVFTGIGFGALLSASVVPVLLELSLTVTWATLGLLCIAAALVCDWGVTQLSSPPLASQEKSTSQTGYAGINAAVLLVIGAYALDAVGFVPHTVFWVDYLARENALGHQAASLQWGIFGLGAVCGPLVVGALARKVGWHHGLTLAFLAKAAAVALPVFSLAPLSQSVSSFVVGALIPGIVALTSGRLAELVGPAAHKKLWGQATAAFAAAQAFSGYAMSALYVAWGTYSPLFVISSLVLVGGFVLVLLSRYQQRHVSLSTVPLATKNRRP, encoded by the coding sequence ATGATCAATAGCAAAGACTTGCCTGCTCTGATGACCGGTGTGATGGCCACCTTGGCGGGAATAGGCATTGCACGTTTTGCCTACACACCCCTATTACCGGCACTGATTCAAGAAGGCTGGTTCAGTGCCAGCCAAGGAGCTTATCTAGGGGCTGCTAATCTTCTCGGCTACTTCATTGGTGCGTTGTCTGCTCACGCACTAAGTGAGCGTTTTCCTGTTCGCGCGGTGATGGGGGCAAGTTTCGTAGCGATCGCACTGAGCTTTTTTCTCTGTGCAGGGGCAGGCAGTTTTGGCTGGTTTTTCTTTTGGCGATTAGTCTCAGGTATTGCTGGCGCCATCCTTATGGTGGTTGGCCCATCGTTAGCTCTTTCGACCACGCCTCCGGAAAGGCGGACGAGTGTCGGTGCCTTGGTGTTTACTGGCATTGGCTTCGGTGCGCTGCTTTCCGCATCGGTGGTGCCTGTGCTCCTGGAGTTAAGCTTAACGGTTACCTGGGCAACGCTGGGCCTGCTCTGTATTGCCGCTGCTCTGGTATGTGACTGGGGCGTTACGCAGCTCTCCTCTCCGCCGTTGGCCAGTCAGGAAAAGTCAACAAGTCAGACCGGGTATGCAGGAATAAATGCCGCTGTGCTACTGGTGATCGGGGCGTATGCCCTGGATGCCGTCGGGTTTGTTCCGCATACCGTATTTTGGGTGGATTATCTCGCCAGAGAAAATGCCTTAGGCCATCAAGCGGCTTCTCTGCAGTGGGGTATTTTCGGCTTGGGCGCTGTGTGCGGGCCACTGGTGGTAGGAGCGTTGGCGCGAAAAGTGGGTTGGCATCATGGTTTAACCCTCGCTTTTTTAGCCAAGGCTGCCGCTGTGGCCCTGCCCGTATTTTCACTTGCACCGCTTAGTCAGTCAGTTTCCTCGTTCGTGGTGGGCGCGCTGATCCCAGGTATTGTTGCGCTGACCTCTGGGCGACTGGCCGAATTGGTCGGCCCCGCTGCCCACAAAAAGCTCTGGGGGCAAGCGACTGCTGCTTTCGCCGCGGCTCAAGCGTTTTCTGGCTACGCGATGTCGGCGCTCTATGTAGCCTGGGGCACTTATTCACCGCTATTTGTGATTAGCAGCCTGGTATTGGTAGGCGGCTTTGTACTGGTGCTGCTGAGTCGATACCAGCAGCGCCACGTTTCCCTGTCTACTGTTCCTCTCGCTACTAAAAACCGGAGGCCATAA
- a CDS encoding glutathione S-transferase N-terminal domain-containing protein: MQLFLNATSPYARLARIILLEKDLVDDVTLRWCDPWADDQALLEANPAGRIPALVTDEGTTLSESMLIAVYLDSVSSHSPMIPQARLANVLHLAGLGQNLMDVAFTTVIARKHYGAEIDRSELGRRRQRAMQRITEQLNSELHESQLAPSMTLGEIACAVALEYVSFRLPEVHWKEAYPQLKAWHAAVIARDSFQQTAFV, from the coding sequence ATGCAGCTTTTTCTCAACGCAACCTCACCCTATGCGCGCCTAGCGCGGATCATCTTACTTGAGAAGGATCTGGTGGATGACGTTACATTGCGCTGGTGCGACCCTTGGGCAGACGACCAAGCGCTGCTAGAAGCTAATCCCGCCGGGCGAATTCCAGCGCTAGTGACAGACGAAGGCACAACACTTAGCGAGTCGATGTTGATTGCTGTTTATCTTGATAGCGTCAGTTCTCACTCGCCTATGATTCCCCAAGCCCGATTAGCGAATGTGCTGCATCTAGCGGGGCTTGGTCAGAATCTTATGGATGTTGCGTTTACAACCGTTATCGCCAGAAAACATTATGGCGCTGAGATTGATCGCAGTGAGCTTGGGCGAAGGCGCCAGCGAGCCATGCAGCGAATAACCGAACAACTGAACAGTGAACTCCACGAAAGTCAGCTGGCGCCATCGATGACGCTTGGTGAAATCGCCTGTGCTGTTGCACTAGAGTACGTGTCTTTCAGGTTGCCAGAAGTGCACTGGAAGGAAGCGTACCCACAGCTCAAAGCGTGGCATGCCGCAGTAATTGCCAGAGATAGTTTTCAGCAGACGGCATTTGTGTAG
- the ftrA gene encoding transcriptional regulator FtrA: MNDGDTEKIGRRVVCLISDELLSFEFGIAYEVFGLPRPEFGSDWYSFESAAVVPGEIRLSGGLSVYIQNGLEAIESAELVIIPGWPDVSSPVQPKVIAAILKAHRNGARIVSLCSGVIVLAEAGLLNNRKATTHWRFIEKIASRFPLIEFDPGVLYVDEQSVLTAAGSAAGIDLCIHIVRQDFGVERANDVARGLVMPPHRAGGQSQFIPHPVPKAYEATRIGAVIETMRNNLDQSHLVSDLAALAGMSLRTFQRRFEATTGLPPSTWLLSERLRVACELLEQGQMSLENIAARSGFGSLPTMRHHFRKCLNTSPSSYRKVFVGASLSTVD; this comes from the coding sequence ATGAACGATGGGGATACTGAGAAAATTGGGCGCCGAGTGGTCTGCCTTATTTCTGATGAGCTACTTTCCTTTGAGTTTGGTATTGCTTATGAAGTTTTCGGGTTGCCTCGCCCGGAGTTTGGCAGTGATTGGTACAGCTTTGAAAGCGCTGCCGTTGTACCTGGAGAAATTCGCTTAAGTGGCGGCCTTTCGGTATATATCCAAAATGGCCTTGAAGCAATCGAGAGCGCAGAACTCGTCATCATTCCGGGGTGGCCAGATGTATCCTCGCCGGTTCAGCCGAAAGTCATCGCTGCCATACTCAAGGCTCATCGTAACGGTGCTCGAATTGTCTCACTCTGTTCGGGAGTGATTGTGTTGGCAGAAGCTGGATTGCTCAATAATCGGAAAGCAACTACCCATTGGCGGTTCATCGAAAAAATTGCATCTAGATTTCCTTTAATAGAATTCGATCCAGGTGTTCTTTATGTCGACGAACAAAGTGTCCTCACGGCAGCTGGCAGTGCCGCTGGTATAGATCTTTGTATTCACATCGTTAGACAAGACTTTGGGGTTGAGCGGGCCAATGACGTTGCGAGGGGGCTTGTAATGCCGCCGCACCGCGCAGGCGGGCAGTCGCAGTTCATTCCTCACCCGGTACCCAAAGCCTATGAAGCTACACGGATCGGGGCGGTAATTGAAACAATGCGCAATAACCTCGACCAAAGCCATTTAGTCAGCGATTTAGCTGCTCTGGCAGGCATGAGCCTACGCACATTCCAAAGACGGTTTGAGGCGACGACTGGTCTACCACCTAGCACTTGGTTGCTCAGCGAGAGGTTACGTGTCGCCTGTGAGCTTTTGGAGCAAGGTCAAATGAGTCTGGAAAATATCGCGGCTCGGAGTGGCTTCGGTAGTCTTCCTACCATGCGACATCATTTCCGGAAATGCCTAAACACTAGCCCGAGTAGCTACCGTAAAGTGTTTGTCGGGGCTTCTCTCAGCACGGTTGATTGA
- a CDS encoding LysE family translocator, which translates to MNLTTLLFFIPACFALNMAPGPNNLLSLTNAKRYGVRTACLAGIGRLIAFVGMITLAATGLATLLYTSEKIFLVIKVVGGLYLLWLAYQLWGADTTASDSAETQHMSLFELARQEFLLAAGNPKAILIFTAFLPQFVEPSGNVGLQFLVLGVLFLLLEWVAIAGYAYAGSFLSQWFSRPAMRCLFNRGCAGLLASAGVGLLLAKKG; encoded by the coding sequence ATGAACCTGACAACACTGCTGTTTTTTATCCCTGCCTGCTTCGCCCTTAATATGGCGCCTGGCCCTAATAATCTGCTTTCATTAACCAATGCGAAACGCTATGGCGTTCGGACAGCTTGTTTAGCGGGTATTGGGCGGCTAATAGCATTTGTCGGCATGATTACGCTGGCAGCGACTGGCTTGGCGACACTGCTTTACACTTCTGAAAAAATCTTCCTCGTTATTAAGGTGGTTGGTGGCCTCTATTTGTTATGGCTGGCATATCAGCTATGGGGCGCCGACACTACCGCAAGTGATAGCGCTGAAACCCAACACATGAGCTTATTTGAGCTGGCGCGACAAGAGTTCTTGCTTGCTGCTGGTAACCCCAAAGCCATTCTGATTTTTACCGCTTTCCTACCGCAGTTCGTGGAACCTAGCGGCAATGTAGGTCTGCAGTTTTTGGTGCTAGGTGTGCTGTTTTTACTATTGGAATGGGTAGCGATTGCTGGTTACGCCTATGCAGGTAGCTTTTTGAGCCAGTGGTTTTCTCGACCAGCCATGCGGTGCTTATTTAACCGCGGCTGTGCGGGCCTGTTAGCCAGCGCCGGGGTAGGGCTATTGCTGGCTAAAAAAGGGTGA
- the trpA gene encoding tryptophan synthase subunit alpha — MNTPTRLKDCFAALKQQNRPALVSYLTAGDPDAETSRRLLHGLPDAGVDIIELGMPFSDPMADGPAIQKAALRALEGGQTQVKTLDMVRRFREQNSTTPIVLMGYYNPIYCYGVERFLTEAASAGVDGLIVVDLPPEHDEELCQPAAQHGIDFIRLATPTTDAKRLPKVLSNTSGFIYYVSVAGVTGVSAPTPERLEASVAQLREYTELPIAVGFGIRTAEQAATIGRFSDAVVVGSALVDCIEHASTPDEAVERVHGLVSELAESVRACRTASEPQAC, encoded by the coding sequence ATGAATACCCCCACTCGTCTTAAAGACTGCTTTGCCGCGCTCAAGCAGCAGAATCGCCCAGCGCTGGTTAGCTACCTTACCGCAGGCGATCCAGACGCGGAGACTTCACGTCGTCTTCTGCATGGGTTACCAGATGCTGGGGTAGATATCATCGAACTTGGCATGCCGTTCAGTGACCCTATGGCCGATGGTCCCGCGATTCAAAAAGCCGCGCTGCGTGCACTTGAAGGCGGCCAAACCCAGGTTAAAACCTTGGACATGGTGCGCCGTTTCCGCGAGCAAAATAGCACCACGCCGATCGTACTGATGGGCTACTACAACCCGATTTACTGCTATGGCGTTGAGCGCTTTCTAACGGAGGCCGCCAGCGCAGGGGTCGATGGCCTGATCGTGGTAGACCTGCCCCCTGAACATGATGAAGAACTCTGCCAGCCAGCAGCTCAGCACGGCATTGATTTTATCCGCTTAGCCACCCCGACCACCGATGCTAAACGGTTGCCTAAGGTACTCAGTAATACCTCTGGGTTTATCTACTACGTATCGGTGGCAGGGGTTACTGGCGTTAGTGCGCCAACACCAGAACGGCTAGAGGCGTCGGTCGCTCAGCTCCGCGAATACACTGAGCTACCCATTGCCGTTGGCTTTGGAATTCGCACCGCCGAGCAAGCCGCTACCATTGGACGCTTCAGCGATGCAGTGGTGGTCGGCTCCGCGCTTGTTGACTGCATCGAACATGCCAGCACGCCTGATGAAGCAGTGGAGCGAGTGCATGGCTTAGTCAGTGAGCTGGCAGAAAGCGTCAGGGCATGTCGTACCGCAAGCGAGCCACAAGCCTGTTGA
- a CDS encoding carbon-nitrogen hydrolase family protein — protein sequence MKKGNTTIALAQLPVEKGAVAENLATHLTYIQHAARLGADVVVFPELSLTGYELELLEQLAMPKSAETFSTLSAAAVAHNIVVIAGCPLLNESSKPHIGAVICFPSGKRDFYAKQHLHEGEDVYCLAGNESYQFSVNDTRIALAICADFAHPTHAEVAVAQQADVYIASALISEAGYEPDAQLLAAMAKRHQFPVLLANHISDTVGWQTCGKSGGWNTAGELAVAANGTEPSLVLCNVQQGILSGGAEEA from the coding sequence ATGAAAAAGGGCAATACCACCATCGCGTTAGCACAACTCCCGGTAGAAAAAGGCGCAGTGGCCGAGAACCTTGCAACACACCTTACCTACATTCAACACGCCGCTAGGCTTGGGGCTGATGTAGTGGTTTTCCCAGAGCTTTCGCTTACCGGCTACGAGCTTGAGCTACTAGAGCAACTGGCGATGCCCAAAAGTGCAGAGACCTTCAGTACGCTTTCTGCCGCTGCAGTTGCTCATAATATAGTAGTGATAGCAGGTTGCCCGCTGTTGAATGAAAGCAGTAAGCCCCACATAGGCGCTGTTATCTGTTTCCCAAGCGGAAAGCGCGATTTCTACGCAAAGCAGCACCTGCACGAAGGAGAAGACGTTTACTGCTTGGCGGGTAATGAAAGCTACCAGTTCTCGGTAAATGACACTCGCATAGCCTTGGCGATTTGCGCCGACTTCGCTCACCCTACCCACGCAGAAGTGGCAGTTGCTCAGCAAGCAGATGTGTATATCGCCAGTGCGCTTATATCAGAAGCAGGTTACGAGCCTGATGCACAATTACTCGCCGCTATGGCAAAACGCCATCAGTTCCCAGTACTGCTTGCTAACCACATTTCCGACACGGTTGGCTGGCAAACCTGTGGCAAAAGTGGCGGCTGGAATACAGCGGGTGAGTTAGCGGTTGCTGCTAACGGTACCGAACCCAGCCTAGTGTTATGCAATGTTCAGCAAGGCATACTGAGTGGAGGGGCGGAGGAAGCATGA